From the Vibrio metoecus genome, one window contains:
- the ttcA gene encoding tRNA 2-thiocytidine(32) synthetase TtcA: MTAQTQELTKAQQYNFNKLQKRIRRNTGQAIADFNMIEDGDRIMVCLSGGKDSFTMLEILMSLQKSAPISFELIAVNLDQKQPGFPAHVLPEYLESLGVEYKIVEEDTYSIVQDKVPEGKTTCALCSRLRRGILYRTAKELGATKIALGHHRDDILETLFLNMFYGGKMKGMPPKLVSDNGEHVVIRPLAYCREKDIIKYADMRGYPIIPCNLCGSQPNLQRQAVKMMLNDWDKRFPGRIETMFRAMQNVVPSHLADFSLFDFKSIDKNSGVINGGDIGFDKEEIAPQVVEDEDLVMEFDPSLQLNVTNL; encoded by the coding sequence ATGACAGCGCAAACTCAAGAGTTGACCAAAGCTCAACAATACAATTTTAACAAATTGCAAAAGCGTATTCGTCGTAATACCGGTCAAGCAATTGCTGACTTCAATATGATTGAAGATGGTGATCGCATTATGGTGTGTCTGTCCGGTGGAAAAGATAGCTTTACCATGCTGGAAATTTTGATGAGCCTGCAAAAAAGTGCCCCCATCTCTTTTGAACTCATCGCCGTCAATCTTGATCAAAAGCAACCAGGATTTCCAGCTCACGTGCTACCAGAGTATTTGGAAAGCTTAGGTGTTGAATACAAAATCGTTGAAGAAGATACCTATTCGATCGTGCAAGACAAAGTTCCAGAAGGCAAAACGACTTGCGCACTTTGCTCTCGCCTGCGTCGCGGTATTTTATATCGTACGGCCAAAGAACTGGGGGCAACTAAGATTGCTCTTGGCCACCATCGTGATGATATTCTGGAGACCTTGTTCCTGAACATGTTCTACGGCGGAAAAATGAAAGGCATGCCGCCTAAATTGGTATCCGACAATGGCGAGCACGTTGTAATTCGTCCACTAGCTTATTGCCGTGAAAAAGACATCATTAAATACGCAGACATGCGCGGCTACCCGATCATTCCATGTAACCTGTGTGGCTCACAGCCTAACTTACAGCGCCAAGCGGTAAAAATGATGCTCAACGACTGGGATAAACGCTTTCCCGGCCGCATTGAAACCATGTTCAGAGCAATGCAAAACGTGGTGCCAAGCCATCTAGCTGACTTCTCTTTGTTCGATTTTAAATCGATTGATAAAAACTCTGGCGTCATTAATGGCGGCGATATTGGCTTTGATAAAGAAGAAATTGCACCGCAAGTCGTGGAAGATGAAGACTTAGTGATGGAGTTTGACCCATCACTCCAGTTAAATGTCACCAATCTCTAA
- a CDS encoding FNR family transcription factor, producing the protein MISEKPAAKRIQSGGCAIHCQDCSISQLCIPFTLNESELDQLDQIIERKKPIQKGQELFKAGDELRSLYAIRSGTIKSYTITEQGDEQITAFHLAGDLVGFDAITEDQHPSFAQALETSMVCEIPYEILDDLSGKMPKLRQQIMRLMSSEIKGDQEMILLLSKKNAEERLAAFLYNLSTRFSQRGFSPREFRLTMTRGDIGNYLGLTVETISRLLGRFQKSEILSVKGKYITILNHAELMELAGVSKESK; encoded by the coding sequence ATGATTTCCGAAAAGCCTGCTGCGAAGCGCATTCAATCGGGTGGTTGTGCTATTCACTGTCAAGATTGCAGTATTAGCCAACTGTGTATCCCTTTTACCTTGAATGAGTCTGAGCTCGACCAGCTTGATCAGATCATCGAGCGTAAAAAACCGATTCAGAAAGGTCAGGAGCTTTTTAAAGCTGGTGACGAACTGAGATCTCTTTACGCTATTCGTTCTGGTACGATTAAAAGCTACACCATCACTGAACAAGGTGATGAGCAGATCACCGCATTCCATTTAGCGGGCGATTTGGTGGGTTTTGATGCCATCACGGAGGATCAACACCCAAGCTTTGCTCAAGCACTAGAAACTTCTATGGTGTGTGAAATACCATATGAGATTTTGGATGACCTATCAGGTAAAATGCCGAAACTTCGCCAACAAATCATGCGGTTAATGAGTAGCGAAATCAAAGGCGATCAGGAGATGATCCTGTTACTTTCGAAGAAAAATGCCGAGGAACGTCTTGCTGCATTTTTATATAACCTTTCAACTCGCTTTTCTCAACGCGGTTTTAGCCCTCGTGAGTTTCGTCTCACCATGACTCGTGGTGATATTGGTAACTACCTCGGGTTGACTGTTGAAACCATCAGCCGATTGTTAGGTCGCTTCCAAAAATCAGAGATCCTGAGCGTAAAAGGGAAATACATTACGATTCTCAATCATGCTGAGCTAATGGAACTTGCTGGCGTATCTAAAGAATCTAAATAA
- the ccoS gene encoding cbb3-type cytochrome oxidase assembly protein CcoS, producing the protein MESLYLLIPIAIVLVCVAVGIFLWAVKSEQFEDLERQGHNILFDEDDTQHKDQQ; encoded by the coding sequence ATGGAAAGCTTGTATTTACTGATCCCCATTGCGATCGTACTTGTTTGTGTTGCAGTAGGTATTTTTTTGTGGGCAGTGAAAAGCGAACAGTTCGAAGATCTTGAAAGGCAAGGTCATAACATTCTATTCGACGAAGATGACACTCAGCATAAGGACCAACAGTGA
- the uspE gene encoding universal stress protein UspE, producing the protein MSIYSKILVVADINHDEQPALARAMQLAQKSTSTSHVTFFLSIYDFSYDMTSMLSLEERDAMRKGVIHQREQWMRSIAEPYVDQSVQFEIKVVWHNRPYEAIIGEIFAGEHDILIKATRKHDMLESVIFTPTDWHLMRKCPTPVLLVKNADWPENANIIASVHVGSEVDTHIDLNDRMVDQLINLSQRLGANPYLVNAYPVTPANITIELPEFDPTTYTDAVRGHHLTAMKALRQKHGLSEEQTIVQQGLPEDVIPDAAKQLNAAMVILGTTGRTGLSAVFIGNTAEHVIDKINCDVLALKPNGYVSPLDPQTAI; encoded by the coding sequence ATGAGCATTTACAGCAAAATTCTTGTCGTGGCCGACATCAACCATGATGAACAACCCGCTTTAGCTCGCGCAATGCAACTCGCGCAAAAAAGCACTTCAACTAGTCACGTGACTTTCTTCCTGTCGATTTATGATTTCTCTTATGACATGACATCCATGCTCTCTCTTGAAGAACGCGACGCCATGCGTAAAGGAGTTATTCACCAGAGAGAACAATGGATGCGCTCAATCGCTGAACCTTATGTTGATCAATCCGTTCAGTTTGAAATTAAGGTCGTATGGCACAACAGGCCTTACGAGGCGATTATTGGAGAAATCTTTGCTGGCGAGCATGACATCCTTATCAAAGCCACACGCAAACATGACATGTTAGAGTCGGTTATTTTTACTCCAACTGACTGGCATTTAATGCGCAAATGCCCAACCCCTGTATTGTTAGTAAAAAATGCTGATTGGCCAGAAAACGCCAACATTATTGCTTCAGTGCATGTGGGATCTGAAGTCGATACACACATTGATTTGAATGATCGAATGGTTGATCAATTAATCAACCTTAGCCAGCGTCTTGGAGCAAACCCATATCTTGTTAACGCATACCCTGTTACCCCCGCGAACATAACTATTGAGCTGCCTGAGTTTGACCCAACCACTTATACTGATGCCGTCCGCGGTCACCATCTTACAGCGATGAAAGCACTACGCCAGAAACATGGTTTAAGTGAAGAACAGACGATTGTTCAGCAAGGGTTGCCTGAAGATGTTATTCCTGATGCGGCTAAACAACTCAACGCAGCAATGGTAATTTTAGGTACCACAGGTAGAACTGGGCTTTCGGCCGTGTTTATCGGCAATACTGCCGAACATGTTATTGATAAAATTAACTGTGATGTACTCGCACTAAAGCCTAATGGCTATGTAAGCCCACTCGACCCGCAAACCGCAATCTAA
- a CDS encoding sulfite exporter TauE/SafE family protein, translating into MNPDYLGASIVGLLGVGHCLGMCGGISALLSLNQIKTSPVLLLYYNLGRLLSYAVIGGIVGGITASLTNLIDIQAALVWLRLMAAILMVILGLYIGRWWFGLLWLEKFGQKAWPWISPLGKSLLPLKKQWHALPFGMVWGWLPCGLVYSMLTWSAVAGSFAQGALIMLSFGLGTLPAMLASGWGATKLTHWQNSFFFRQCAAILVILYGLYTAYDAIKLIVNLS; encoded by the coding sequence GTGAATCCTGATTACTTAGGCGCCTCGATTGTAGGGTTGTTAGGTGTAGGACATTGCTTGGGGATGTGTGGGGGGATAAGCGCCCTACTTTCATTGAATCAAATAAAAACCTCGCCAGTATTACTGCTTTACTACAATCTTGGTCGGCTACTTAGTTATGCAGTGATTGGTGGTATTGTCGGAGGTATTACAGCCTCACTAACCAACCTCATTGATATTCAAGCGGCGTTAGTCTGGCTAAGGCTCATGGCCGCCATTTTAATGGTGATATTAGGTCTTTACATCGGGCGATGGTGGTTCGGATTACTCTGGCTTGAAAAGTTCGGTCAAAAAGCATGGCCATGGATTTCCCCATTAGGTAAGTCTCTATTACCGCTGAAAAAACAATGGCATGCACTACCGTTTGGAATGGTATGGGGCTGGCTACCTTGCGGTTTAGTTTACTCTATGCTCACTTGGTCTGCGGTAGCGGGAAGTTTTGCTCAAGGAGCGTTGATCATGCTGTCATTTGGCTTAGGAACGCTACCTGCCATGCTTGCCAGTGGCTGGGGTGCCACTAAGCTAACACATTGGCAAAACTCGTTTTTTTTCCGTCAATGTGCAGCAATATTGGTGATTCTGTATGGGCTATATACGGCTTACGATGCCATAAAGCTGATAGTTAATCTTAGTTGA